Part of the Dermatophilus congolensis genome is shown below.
ACCGGTCACAGGGGCGCTCATCCAGGCCGACCGTCCCTAAAACCCCCCGAGTATCGTCACTGACCCCACCAAAAAACTCATTCGACGAACCATGCAGCCCCGCCAATCCTCGACCAAACTCCTCCTCAATCACTGCCGACCCGCGCTCACCTTCATCAACCCACTCCAACACCAACCCCCGCCGCGATGAAGACAGCACCCGCGGCACATTCAAAGATGCCGGAGCATGCTCTCGCAATGCCTGTAGTCCCAATGCTTCATGCTCAAACATCCCCGGCACCGGATCTGGCAATACCTTGATAAACACAGCACCATCGGGAGTCTGAGCCCGAAAAGACCTCGCCACATCTCCGCCGCGCACCGGAGTCACATCGAAAAGACGAAATCCTTCCCACACATCCCTGAAATCCCGCAAGCCATCAGGGATAACCCCAATACTCATTCGACTTCCTACCTCGTCTAAGCCGATCAACGCCCACAGCGAGCAACCCTCCGCCCCGCCATGCTGTCCCGATACGCTAAACCGATGGCGGAGAACAGCACAGTACGGATTGACGTGTGGCTATGGGCTGTCCGCGTCTATAAAACACGTTCACTCGCAGCCAGCGCCTGCAAAAACGGGCGAGTCACCATTGATGGAAACAAAGCCAAACCATCCTCCAACGTCAAAATCGGCAGCAAAGTCGAAGTTCGTAAGATTGAAGGCACGCGCATTCTGCAGGCCGTGCAGCTGCTCAATAAACGCGTCGGTGCGCCAGTAGCTGCCGAAGCAGTCATTGATACTTCCCCGCCCGCGCCCCCACGCCAATTCCGCCCCGCTGCAGTAGCTGTCCGGGAACCCGGCGCGGGACGTCCCACCAAACGCGAACGCCGCGAACTTGATCGCCTCCGCGGTCGCAGTGGCAACCGCATCCGATAGAGCCCCAATTTCACTGTGCCTGGCGCTTCTTTGCTGCCAACAGGGTGCCGATTGTTTTCCTAAAGCACCCCACCTCAATAGTTGCAGTTTCAACTAAAATGAGATGGAACCCACCCCAACCACCAAGGACACCCCATGGAAAACACCAACCAAGGAAGCTACGTCACCGCAGGAAAACCCTACGAGCGCGACACCCGATACATCACCACCCGCATCACCCGCGACGGCCGCGACGGATACCCCGTCGAACCACACCGCTACCGCCTCATCGTCTCCAGAGCCTGCCCCTGGGCCAACCGCACCATGATCGCCCGACGCATCTACGGACTCGAAAACGTCCTCAGCATGGGGATCGCCGGCCCCACCCACGACAAACACAGCTGGACCTTCGACCTCGACCCCGAAGGCAAAGACCCCATCCTGGGCATCCACCATCTCAAAGACGCCTACGAAAAACGCCACCCCAACTACCCACGCGGAATCACCGTCCCCGCCATCGTCGACACCCACAACGGCGCCGTCGTCACCAACGACTACAACCAAATCACCCTCGACCTCGGCGAAGAATGGCGCCACCTCCACCGCGAAGGCTCACCTAACCTCTACCCCC
Proteins encoded:
- a CDS encoding RNA-binding S4 domain-containing protein, yielding MAENSTVRIDVWLWAVRVYKTRSLAASACKNGRVTIDGNKAKPSSNVKIGSKVEVRKIEGTRILQAVQLLNKRVGAPVAAEAVIDTSPPAPPRQFRPAAVAVREPGAGRPTKRERRELDRLRGRSGNRIR
- a CDS encoding fructosamine kinase family protein; translation: MSIGVIPDGLRDFRDVWEGFRLFDVTPVRGGDVARSFRAQTPDGAVFIKVLPDPVPGMFEHEALGLQALREHAPASLNVPRVLSSSRRGLVLEWVDEGERGSAVIEEEFGRGLAGLHGSSNEFFGGVSDDTRGVLGTVGLDERPCDRWSEFFAERRLVPLTEQAVAVGRLDPRARGLVERLAQRADELCGAVEPPALLHGDLWAGNRLVDVNGRNWLVDPAVFWGHREYDVAMMMLFGGFGSRAFAAYEEVAPLADGWKSRVRWYQLPPLLVHTIMFGGSYGNEALAAMGAYL